A stretch of the Flavobacteriales bacterium genome encodes the following:
- a CDS encoding helix-turn-helix transcriptional regulator, which produces GQKIRELREMNGMLQRELATKLEIGEGFLSKVENDQKQLKRDDLKKLSRLFRISLNELETLWLANKIYDLVKDENQGTNALKVVEEQLKYEHRIKSDK; this is translated from the coding sequence TTGGACAAAAGATAAGAGAACTCCGTGAGATGAACGGAATGTTGCAACGCGAACTGGCAACCAAACTTGAAATAGGAGAAGGCTTCCTTAGCAAAGTGGAGAACGACCAAAAACAACTGAAACGAGACGATTTAAAGAAATTAAGCAGGTTATTTAGGATCTCACTGAATGAACTGGAAACGCTTTGGTTAGCTAATAAAATTTATGACTTGGTAAAAGACGAAAATCAGGGAACAAATGCATTGAAAGTGGTGGAAGAGCAACTGAAATACGAACATCGAATAAAAAGTGATAAATAA
- a CDS encoding site-specific DNA-methyltransferase encodes MQNILNELTQCLQQDKRLVIDGKLVKNKIVELALALDESLIKLLLKNASIKKHFFREVDGVLVFDKVEFQKFVSNKQFLPDSYTSFKNKIGLTANGEYLTEAKEVVLAWPYKDCVLEGGQTKEDQKRKEIFWNTTLAPDEIDRLLSPKVLTKFKRYDKKGEQKVDAITMRDNLIIKGNNLLAMESVKKLYAGKVDLIYLDPPYNTGEDSFGYNDNFNHSSLLTFIKNRLEVAKELLSETGSIWVSIDDNEAHYVKVLLDEIFGRDKFISSIVWQKRYSRENREAIGDVHEYILVYAKRPDIFKNQRNLVGITDKQKKVYRNPNNDPKGPWRPIPMTAQAGHATPEQFYEIVSPGGKVFTPPEGRCWGIAKATFEKLLKEGRIYFGKNGDSQPNTIKYLSEVEGVAPWSWWPSEEVGHTDEAKKEIHSLFGKINAFGTPKPERLMERIIHIASNPGDLVLDFFAGSGTTAAVAHKMGRRFVVCEQLEYAENLAAERCKKVISGEKGGISAAIEWKGGGSFIYAELKKSNTEFSDKIDVAKNTKELEKIWQQMQQTGFISYRIDPKAINENKSEFEQLTLDEQKQFLIELLDKNQLYVNYSEIDDKDFNVSEDDKKLNRQFYSLK; translated from the coding sequence ATGCAAAATATCCTAAACGAACTGACCCAATGCCTGCAACAAGACAAACGCCTGGTGATAGACGGCAAGCTGGTGAAAAACAAAATTGTGGAACTGGCATTGGCATTGGACGAAAGCCTAATCAAGCTGCTGCTGAAAAACGCATCCATCAAAAAACACTTCTTCCGGGAAGTTGATGGCGTGTTGGTATTTGATAAAGTTGAGTTTCAAAAGTTCGTTTCCAACAAGCAGTTTCTGCCCGATAGCTACACCTCATTTAAGAACAAGATTGGCTTAACGGCCAATGGCGAATACCTTACGGAAGCCAAAGAAGTAGTGTTGGCATGGCCTTATAAAGATTGTGTGCTGGAAGGTGGACAAACCAAAGAAGATCAGAAACGGAAGGAAATTTTCTGGAACACTACTCTTGCACCGGATGAAATTGACCGCCTCCTTTCTCCTAAAGTGCTTACCAAGTTTAAACGCTACGATAAGAAAGGTGAACAGAAGGTTGATGCCATTACAATGCGGGACAATCTTATCATTAAGGGGAACAACCTATTGGCAATGGAATCGGTCAAAAAACTCTATGCCGGTAAAGTTGATCTAATATACTTGGATCCACCATATAATACAGGAGAAGATAGTTTTGGTTATAACGACAACTTCAATCATTCATCTTTATTGACATTCATAAAAAACAGATTAGAAGTTGCTAAAGAGCTGCTTTCAGAAACTGGCTCCATTTGGGTTTCTATAGATGATAATGAAGCCCATTATGTTAAAGTCTTACTTGACGAAATTTTTGGGCGCGATAAATTCATTTCATCAATAGTTTGGCAAAAAAGATATTCAAGAGAAAATCGAGAAGCAATTGGAGATGTACATGAATATATTCTTGTTTATGCGAAACGGCCAGACATTTTTAAAAACCAAAGGAATTTAGTAGGAATTACAGATAAACAAAAGAAAGTTTACCGAAACCCAAACAACGATCCCAAAGGTCCTTGGCGTCCAATACCAATGACTGCACAAGCTGGACATGCAACACCTGAACAGTTTTATGAAATTGTTAGCCCCGGTGGTAAAGTTTTTACTCCTCCGGAAGGGAGATGTTGGGGAATTGCAAAAGCCACTTTTGAAAAATTACTAAAAGAAGGAAGAATTTATTTCGGCAAGAATGGAGATTCACAGCCTAACACTATAAAGTATTTATCTGAAGTGGAAGGAGTAGCACCATGGTCATGGTGGCCGTCTGAGGAGGTAGGACACACTGATGAAGCCAAAAAGGAGATACATAGTTTATTTGGAAAGATTAACGCCTTTGGAACACCAAAACCTGAAAGGTTAATGGAAAGAATTATTCACATTGCCTCTAATCCTGGTGATTTGGTATTAGACTTTTTTGCAGGAAGTGGTACAACGGCAGCGGTTGCCCATAAGATGGGACGAAGATTTGTCGTTTGTGAGCAATTAGAATATGCTGAAAATTTAGCTGCCGAAAGATGTAAAAAAGTTATTAGTGGAGAAAAAGGCGGTATAAGTGCAGCAATAGAGTGGAAAGGCGGTGGCTCCTTCATTTATGCCGAACTCAAAAAATCCAACACGGAATTTTCCGACAAGATTGATGTAGCGAAGAATACGAAGGAGTTAGAAAAGATTTGGCAACAAATGCAACAAACAGGTTTCATCAGCTACCGCATTGATCCCAAAGCCATCAATGAAAATAAATCAGAATTTGAACAGCTTACGCTGGACGAACAGAAACAATTTCTGATTGAACTACTTGACAAAAACCAGCTCTACGTTAATTACTCTGAAATAGACGATAAAGATTTTAACGTGAGTGAAGATGATAAAAAGTTGAACCGTCAATTTTACAGCTTAAAGTAA
- a CDS encoding DEAD/DEAH box helicase family protein has translation MAEEQLHSKLTTGATFLGGEDFYQKKGPEYIFQNLKDGFGQRPYQKEAFGRFVYYLEDYPNRPKGVPTQLLYHMATGSGKTLVMAGLMLYLYEKGYHNFLFFVNSTNIIDKTRDNFLNVTAGKYLFADTVQIGDKQIRIKEVDNFSAANQDDINIVFSTIQGLHMRLNTPKENTITFEDFEDKKIVLISDEAHHINAETKKGNDLSQTELFEVTSWEQTVTKIFNANTDNILLEFTATADLNNPDIERKYRDKIIYDYPLKEFRKDGYSKEVKVLQADLNDFERAIQAIILSQFRLKVFAKHSQLIKPVILFKSKTIKESESFYEDFSQRLKKLSATDLEKIKNNPNLDPVLQNTFQYFNENGITLANLAAELKEDFSDDKCIVVNSKSESEEKQIAVNSLEDERNEYRAVFAVDQLNEGWDVLNLFDIVRLYNLRDAKAGKPGKTTMSEAQLIGRGARYCPFQLSPDQPLYQRKFDVRDEDEEHELKICEELYYHSAYNPRYIDELHTALEEIGIKAKDVRQKQLKMKLDFQETTFYKTGFVFLNEQKKYNREDIFSIPKSFIDTTHKVPLATGYTKSSGAFEKQEKTSISKKQKDYNIKDFGQPIIRKALNRLEFYHFDNLRKYLPNLESVSLFISDNDYLGKVKVEVEGSEAIVNNLTPEHKLEITVKVLEKLASALQSDKVEYKGTKEFKPYMLKDKFKDKTLNIANDDGGDKEYGIGQGETTNQNLHLDLSDKKWYVFNENYGTSEEKYFVRYINKVYDQLKNKYDEVYLVRNERHFKIYTFNDGRPIEPDFVLFLVQKDPKKAFHYQIFIEPKGGHLLKTDEWKESFLKVLKEEHRIEQLWEGKEYIIWGMPFYNEVERKADFEKAFEKLIK, from the coding sequence ATGGCAGAAGAACAACTACATAGTAAGCTGACAACGGGAGCCACTTTTTTGGGCGGTGAAGACTTTTATCAAAAGAAAGGTCCTGAATACATTTTTCAAAACCTGAAAGACGGTTTTGGACAACGACCTTATCAGAAAGAAGCCTTTGGCAGGTTTGTGTACTATCTGGAAGATTATCCCAATCGCCCGAAAGGAGTTCCAACTCAATTGCTTTACCACATGGCAACTGGCAGCGGCAAAACGCTTGTCATGGCTGGCCTTATGCTTTATTTGTATGAGAAAGGTTACCATAATTTCTTGTTCTTTGTGAACAGCACCAATATTATTGACAAAACCCGTGATAATTTCCTCAATGTAACCGCAGGAAAATATTTGTTTGCCGATACCGTGCAGATCGGAGATAAACAGATCCGCATTAAAGAAGTGGATAATTTTTCAGCCGCTAACCAGGACGATATAAATATTGTTTTTTCTACTATTCAGGGGCTGCACATGCGCTTGAATACACCAAAGGAAAATACGATCACCTTTGAAGATTTTGAGGACAAGAAAATTGTACTCATTTCGGATGAAGCTCACCACATCAATGCAGAAACAAAGAAAGGCAACGACCTTAGCCAAACGGAATTGTTTGAAGTAACAAGTTGGGAGCAAACGGTAACTAAAATATTCAATGCCAACACTGACAACATTCTACTGGAATTTACGGCAACAGCAGACCTTAACAACCCTGATATTGAAAGAAAATACAGGGACAAGATTATTTATGATTACCCACTAAAGGAGTTCCGGAAAGACGGTTATTCAAAAGAAGTAAAAGTATTACAAGCCGATCTTAACGATTTTGAAAGAGCCATACAGGCAATTATTCTGAGTCAATTCCGGCTAAAAGTTTTTGCAAAACACAGTCAGTTGATTAAACCGGTCATTCTTTTCAAATCAAAAACCATCAAGGAAAGTGAATCGTTTTATGAGGATTTTTCGCAACGTCTGAAAAAACTGAGTGCAACTGATCTTGAAAAAATCAAGAACAATCCCAACCTTGACCCTGTATTGCAAAATACCTTTCAATATTTTAATGAAAACGGCATCACGCTTGCCAATCTTGCAGCCGAACTGAAAGAAGATTTCTCAGACGACAAGTGTATTGTTGTAAATAGTAAAAGTGAAAGCGAAGAAAAACAAATTGCCGTTAATTCATTGGAAGATGAACGCAATGAGTACAGAGCCGTTTTTGCAGTTGACCAGTTGAATGAGGGATGGGATGTATTGAACCTTTTTGATATAGTAAGGCTGTACAATTTACGTGATGCAAAGGCAGGTAAGCCCGGAAAAACTACCATGTCGGAAGCGCAACTCATTGGCAGAGGTGCAAGATACTGTCCGTTCCAGCTTTCACCAGACCAACCCTTGTACCAACGCAAATTTGACGTAAGGGATGAAGATGAAGAACATGAATTGAAAATCTGTGAGGAACTATACTATCACAGTGCATACAATCCACGATACATAGATGAATTACACACGGCACTTGAAGAAATTGGAATCAAGGCAAAGGATGTTCGGCAAAAGCAATTAAAAATGAAGCTGGATTTTCAGGAAACCACATTCTATAAAACAGGTTTCGTATTCCTCAATGAGCAAAAGAAGTATAACCGTGAGGATATTTTCAGCATCCCAAAAAGCTTCATTGATACTACACATAAAGTACCCCTTGCCACCGGCTATACAAAATCTTCCGGTGCGTTTGAGAAGCAGGAAAAGACATCTATTAGCAAGAAACAAAAAGACTATAACATAAAAGATTTTGGTCAGCCTATTATCCGCAAAGCATTAAACAGGTTAGAGTTTTATCATTTCGACAACCTCAGAAAATACCTCCCTAACCTTGAATCCGTGTCTCTGTTCATTTCTGATAATGATTACCTGGGCAAAGTAAAAGTAGAGGTAGAAGGTTCAGAAGCAATCGTGAACAATCTTACCCCGGAACATAAACTGGAAATTACAGTGAAGGTGTTGGAAAAACTGGCATCTGCACTCCAATCCGATAAGGTGGAATACAAAGGTACCAAAGAGTTCAAACCTTATATGCTCAAAGATAAATTCAAAGACAAAACCCTCAACATTGCAAATGATGATGGCGGAGATAAAGAATACGGTATTGGGCAAGGTGAAACAACTAATCAAAACCTACATCTTGACCTGAGCGATAAAAAATGGTATGTGTTCAATGAAAATTACGGAACATCAGAAGAAAAATACTTTGTCCGCTACATCAACAAGGTGTACGACCAGTTAAAGAACAAGTATGATGAGGTGTATTTAGTCCGTAACGAGCGGCATTTCAAAATTTACACCTTCAATGATGGTCGCCCTATTGAACCGGACTTCGTCCTGTTCCTGGTACAAAAAGACCCGAAAAAAGCATTTCACTACCAGATATTCATTGAACCTAAAGGCGGCCACCTGCTGAAAACGGATGAATGGAAAGAGAGTTTCCTGAAAGTCCTGAAAGAAGAACACCGTATTGAGCAGCTTTGGGAAGGCAAGGAATACATTATCTGGGGAATGCCATTCTATAATGAAGTGGAGCGTAAAGCAGATTTTGAGAAGGCGTTTGAAAAACTAATAAAATAG
- a CDS encoding ATP-dependent endonuclease — MKIFKIEIENYRLLKDFSMDLEKELSLVIGKNNTGKTSILSVLDKFLGHSEKTKFTFDDFNIDFKKSLKEKIEAEEAIIEDDYKRLGIRLRLFIEYTEMDNLSNVSRVMMDLDPDNNVVVLGFDYTLDYNGYTRLRNDFKVFEANEKQKEQEKNGYKPRSLTDFLKSNLAVYFKTGRRSLAFDPATKKASEDTSIDLETEKIGVADIINFKYISAKRDVANKDIDKTLSGQTSRIYKRTETNDEQNKAVEDFKDKLSETDTHLSGIYKTLFDGIVKKVKDFGGVKINESEIEIISTLQHRELLEGNTTVVYKHDADNHLPEHYNGLGYMNLISMIFEIEILVNEFKREKDKKPADINLLFIEEPEAHTHPQMQYVFIKNIKKLLEEGIKREDGENRELQYIITTHSAHIVADSDFDTIKYLRKENQNGIVARNLKTLKDEYDAETTQYQFLKQYLTISRAEIFFADKAILIEGDTERILVPTLMRKVDIEEEKRLTAAGEQDEHLPLLSQNISIIEVGAYSQIFEKFIDFLGIKSLIITDLDSVDGDGEKCEVATGVDYSNEAIRFFFRKQKLDEHNEPLADEYIIPSLNDLKGYNLSNKLFNKVDGIWINQPDGNLSIVYQIEEKGYHARSFEDAFIHVNKDFVNDNKAGFRGLKNKHHFENGHGAYQLAAECIKKKTHFALDILYHSDADFSNWEIPAYIKEGLLWLKKD, encoded by the coding sequence ATGAAAATATTTAAAATAGAAATAGAGAATTACCGGTTATTAAAAGACTTTTCCATGGACTTGGAAAAAGAACTCTCCTTGGTAATTGGAAAAAACAACACCGGTAAAACCTCCATTCTTTCAGTTCTCGATAAGTTTTTGGGGCATTCGGAAAAAACCAAATTCACGTTTGATGATTTTAATATTGATTTTAAAAAATCACTTAAAGAGAAAATTGAAGCAGAAGAAGCTATAATCGAAGATGACTACAAACGGTTAGGAATAAGGCTTCGGTTATTTATCGAATATACAGAGATGGACAACCTGTCCAACGTTAGCCGTGTGATGATGGATTTAGACCCGGATAACAATGTTGTTGTACTCGGCTTTGATTATACTTTGGACTATAATGGCTATACCCGTCTCAGGAATGATTTCAAGGTATTTGAAGCAAATGAAAAACAAAAAGAGCAGGAAAAGAACGGATACAAACCTCGTTCACTAACTGATTTCTTAAAGTCCAATCTTGCGGTGTATTTTAAAACGGGTAGGCGTTCGCTTGCCTTCGATCCAGCCACAAAGAAAGCAAGTGAGGATACGTCCATTGATCTTGAAACCGAAAAAATAGGTGTTGCAGATATTATCAACTTCAAATACATCAGTGCCAAAAGGGATGTTGCTAATAAGGATATTGACAAAACACTTTCCGGTCAGACATCCAGAATATACAAGCGTACCGAAACAAATGATGAGCAGAATAAAGCGGTTGAGGACTTCAAGGATAAACTTAGCGAAACAGATACTCATTTAAGTGGCATTTACAAGACTCTTTTTGATGGTATCGTAAAAAAGGTGAAGGATTTTGGTGGTGTAAAAATTAATGAATCAGAGATCGAAATAATATCTACGCTTCAACACCGGGAACTACTTGAGGGAAATACAACGGTTGTTTATAAACATGATGCGGATAATCATCTTCCAGAACATTACAACGGATTAGGTTACATGAACCTCATCAGCATGATCTTTGAAATTGAGATTCTTGTTAATGAGTTCAAACGTGAAAAAGACAAGAAACCGGCAGATATAAACCTGCTTTTTATTGAAGAACCGGAAGCCCATACCCATCCGCAAATGCAATATGTTTTCATTAAAAACATCAAGAAACTACTTGAGGAAGGCATTAAACGAGAAGATGGAGAAAACAGGGAATTGCAATACATTATTACCACACATTCAGCCCATATTGTAGCAGATAGTGATTTTGATACTATCAAGTATTTAAGAAAGGAAAACCAAAATGGGATAGTAGCCCGGAACCTGAAAACATTGAAGGATGAATATGATGCGGAGACTACACAATACCAGTTCCTGAAACAATATCTCACCATTAGCCGGGCAGAAATTTTCTTTGCGGATAAGGCAATTTTGATTGAAGGAGATACCGAACGGATACTTGTTCCTACCCTTATGCGAAAGGTGGATATTGAAGAAGAAAAAAGGCTTACCGCAGCGGGTGAACAGGACGAACACTTACCCTTGCTTTCTCAGAATATTTCCATTATTGAGGTTGGTGCGTACTCCCAGATTTTTGAAAAATTCATTGACTTTTTAGGAATAAAGTCGCTTATCATTACTGACCTTGATTCTGTTGATGGGGATGGAGAAAAGTGTGAGGTGGCTACAGGAGTTGATTATTCGAATGAAGCAATTAGGTTCTTCTTTAGAAAGCAAAAGCTGGATGAACATAATGAACCATTAGCTGACGAATATATAATACCGAGCTTAAACGATTTGAAGGGGTATAATTTGTCAAATAAGCTATTTAACAAGGTAGATGGTATTTGGATCAATCAGCCTGATGGCAACCTGAGCATTGTATATCAGATTGAGGAAAAAGGCTATCATGCAAGAAGTTTTGAAGATGCGTTCATTCACGTTAATAAAGATTTTGTAAATGATAATAAAGCCGGTTTTAGAGGACTAAAGAATAAACATCATTTTGAAAATGGTCATGGCGCATATCAACTGGCCGCTGAGTGCATAAAGAAAAAAACACACTTTGCCCTGGACATTCTCTATCACAGCGATGCTGATTTCAGTAACTGGGAAATACCCGCT